A genomic stretch from Photobacterium atrarenae includes:
- a CDS encoding DUF1904 domain-containing protein, which translates to MPHLRFRAVEFDNVKAMSTALVDELQPLMACPREDFTVEHVSTTFIFDGEVSDAYPFVEVLWFDRGQEVQDKVAEVITRAVREELEDAELDVAVIFTALSPTAYYDNGRHY; encoded by the coding sequence ATGCCGCACCTGCGTTTTCGTGCCGTTGAATTTGATAATGTGAAAGCCATGTCCACAGCCTTAGTGGATGAGCTCCAGCCATTGATGGCATGCCCTCGGGAAGATTTTACCGTAGAGCATGTTTCAACCACGTTCATTTTTGATGGTGAGGTGTCCGATGCCTATCCGTTTGTCGAGGTTCTGTGGTTCGACCGCGGACAGGAGGTTCAGGATAAGGTTGCTGAGGTGATCACCCGGGCGGTGCGTGAAGAATTGGAAGATGCCGAATTGGATGTCGCAGTGATTTTTACCGCGCTCTCGCCGACAGCGTATTACGACAACGGTCGCCACTATTAA
- a CDS encoding acyl-CoA thioesterase, with product MDIDTLISKAREIVGTDNTMVLPQSWGQGRTVFGGVSAALLYTAMKSRIRDGRPLRSLTTNFVGPLLLDMPFSFEVEVLREGKNATQVTARIIQDGMVAVIQQGCFGNERFSNIEVPNHETHDIDFPAKCQGVPLIEGVTPNFLTNIDLSIAKGAMPYSGVNTSQLHGWMRFKNEPDTMTDAHLVCLIDAWPPAVLQMMKKPSPASTMMWNLEFIYPHDQFSPRDWFAYKAQTRQAAGGYAHLEADVWDASGNLVAISRQSVAIFE from the coding sequence ATGGATATCGACACGCTGATTTCAAAAGCAAGGGAAATTGTAGGTACAGATAATACGATGGTACTTCCTCAATCTTGGGGGCAAGGCAGAACGGTATTTGGTGGTGTGTCCGCCGCACTACTTTATACGGCAATGAAAAGTAGGATTCGTGATGGGAGACCTCTACGGTCATTAACGACCAACTTTGTGGGCCCGCTGTTACTCGATATGCCTTTTTCGTTTGAAGTCGAAGTACTCAGAGAGGGGAAAAATGCAACTCAGGTAACAGCCAGGATTATCCAGGATGGCATGGTTGCCGTCATTCAACAAGGTTGCTTTGGCAATGAACGATTTTCAAACATAGAAGTCCCAAATCATGAAACCCATGACATAGACTTCCCTGCTAAATGCCAAGGGGTACCGCTCATTGAGGGTGTTACGCCTAATTTCCTGACGAATATTGACTTGTCTATTGCTAAAGGTGCGATGCCATATAGTGGTGTAAATACCTCACAGTTACATGGCTGGATGCGCTTCAAAAATGAACCCGATACAATGACAGATGCCCACTTAGTTTGCCTGATAGATGCTTGGCCACCAGCGGTGCTTCAAATGATGAAGAAGCCTTCACCTGCAAGTACGATGATGTGGAATTTAGAGTTTATTTATCCACATGACCAGTTTTCCCCGAGAGATTGGTTTGCATATAAAGCTCAAACCAGGCAGGCAGCGGGAGGTTATGCTCACCTTGAGGCTGATGTATGGGATGCGTCTGGAAATTTAGTCGCCATTAGCCGGCAGAGTGTCGCTATATTTGAGTAG
- a CDS encoding extracellular solute-binding protein, producing the protein MRSRELWLLCLFVVGSGSAFTAELPHDLEWVSNMEEPLFASEQAKRGGTLRTFMASFPQTLRSVGPDANSGLRHYFMDGTPKLAARHPNTGKWIPQLAQSWAFGDDHKTVYFKLNPKARWSDGRPITADDYLFMLTYYRSKDIIDPWYNDFFTNSIEAVEKFDEHTIAIISSTAKSRDELMVQINLPSNGLQPRPSHFFKPRKDANQDGIDDDFVRRYNFKSEPTAGAYYLAEVKKGKSVTFKHVGADWWGYENRYYRHRYNVEQVRIRVIRDNDIALRYFEKGQLDTFGLILPSLWHEKSDTEPYRKGYIHKFWGYNQVAQGAGGLWINTAKPLLENLAIRQGITYATDFDGMIKHVLRGDYVRKPHSLGFGHGDYDRPDNRPPPFDPTLAAKYFTEAGFDRIGPDGIRINRQGQRLSFAITYGYPVWTPRIAYLKEQAKQAGLEFTLNLVDGSAAFKYILEKKHDLAFLNMSGGEIPAYWEYLHSDNVKPQTNNHSSYSSPELDQLIEAFKREFDVQKRYELSRQIQKIVTDAFIIVPGYMVPYTREAHWRWVKYPSPGMTKRTEALFYPVEYATFWIDEAVKKETLKAMDTGQAFEPVTVIDDRFKL; encoded by the coding sequence TTACAGCGGAGTTACCTCATGATTTGGAGTGGGTCTCCAATATGGAAGAGCCTTTGTTTGCCTCGGAGCAGGCCAAGCGTGGCGGGACGCTTCGCACGTTTATGGCCAGCTTTCCCCAGACGTTACGCAGTGTCGGGCCGGATGCCAATTCTGGGTTGCGGCACTACTTTATGGATGGGACGCCGAAGCTGGCGGCCCGGCATCCGAATACCGGCAAGTGGATCCCGCAGTTGGCGCAATCCTGGGCGTTTGGGGATGATCATAAAACCGTGTACTTCAAGCTCAACCCCAAGGCCCGCTGGTCGGACGGCCGGCCCATCACCGCCGATGATTATCTGTTTATGCTCACTTATTATCGCTCGAAAGATATCATTGATCCTTGGTACAACGATTTTTTCACTAACTCGATTGAGGCCGTGGAAAAGTTTGATGAGCACACCATCGCCATCATTTCTAGTACCGCAAAGAGCCGGGATGAGCTGATGGTGCAGATCAACCTGCCCAGCAATGGCTTGCAGCCGCGTCCTTCGCATTTTTTCAAGCCGAGAAAAGACGCCAATCAAGACGGTATCGATGATGATTTTGTCCGCCGCTATAACTTCAAGAGTGAGCCGACAGCTGGGGCTTACTATCTGGCTGAGGTCAAAAAAGGAAAAAGCGTGACCTTTAAGCATGTCGGGGCTGATTGGTGGGGGTATGAGAATCGCTATTACCGCCACCGTTACAATGTTGAGCAGGTGCGGATTCGGGTGATCCGCGATAACGATATTGCATTGCGATATTTTGAGAAAGGGCAGCTCGATACTTTTGGGTTGATCTTGCCTTCCCTGTGGCATGAAAAATCAGACACTGAGCCATACCGAAAAGGCTATATCCATAAATTCTGGGGCTACAACCAGGTGGCTCAGGGCGCGGGGGGATTGTGGATTAATACGGCGAAGCCGCTGCTGGAAAATCTGGCGATCCGTCAGGGGATCACCTATGCCACCGATTTTGACGGCATGATCAAGCATGTCCTGCGCGGCGATTATGTCCGTAAACCCCATAGCTTGGGGTTCGGTCATGGGGATTATGATCGCCCGGACAACCGCCCGCCGCCCTTTGACCCTACGCTGGCGGCGAAGTATTTCACCGAGGCTGGCTTTGATCGGATCGGCCCGGACGGGATCCGGATCAACCGTCAGGGGCAAAGGCTTAGTTTTGCCATTACCTATGGCTATCCGGTGTGGACCCCGCGCATTGCGTACTTGAAAGAGCAGGCCAAACAGGCAGGGCTGGAGTTCACCCTCAATCTGGTCGATGGCTCGGCGGCGTTTAAATACATTCTGGAGAAAAAACACGACCTGGCCTTTTTGAATATGAGTGGTGGGGAGATTCCGGCCTACTGGGAATATCTGCACTCGGATAATGTGAAACCGCAGACCAATAACCACAGCAGCTATAGTTCGCCGGAACTGGACCAATTGATCGAGGCGTTTAAGCGTGAATTTGATGTCCAAAAGCGTTATGAGCTATCGCGACAGATCCAGAAAATCGTGACTGATGCTTTCATTATCGTGCCGGGCTATATGGTGCCATATACCCGGGAAGCGCACTGGCGTTGGGTGAAATACCCGAGCCCGGGGATGACCAAAAGAACAGAAGCGCTTTTTTATCCGGTGGAATACGCCACCTTCTGGATTGATGAGGCGGTTAAAAAAGAAACCCTCAAGGCGATGGACACAGGACAGGCCTTTGAGCCGGTCACCGTGATTGATGACCGGTTTAAGCTTTGA
- a CDS encoding ATP-binding cassette domain-containing protein — translation MKTVLSVENLKQHFISGKGIIQKGYTVKAVDGVSLSVAQGETLGLVGESGCGKSSLGRTILKLHEPTAGQIFFEGQEITHWTARQMRPLRRKMQMVFQDPMESLNPRHTVGMILEEPFAIHSVGRASERLSWSLELLHKVGLPQTAIHKYPHEFSGGERQRIGIARAIALKPKLLICDESVSALDVSVQAQILNLLLQLQRDMNLAMIFISHDLSVVRKVSDRVAVMYFGEIVESGTVEEIYHAPQVDYTKTLLAAIPATHPRDRKRKKPQ, via the coding sequence ATGAAAACTGTGCTGAGTGTGGAAAACCTCAAGCAACACTTTATTTCCGGTAAGGGCATTATTCAGAAAGGCTATACGGTGAAAGCCGTCGATGGTGTGAGCCTCTCGGTGGCGCAGGGGGAGACACTGGGGCTGGTGGGTGAGTCCGGGTGTGGGAAAAGTTCCCTCGGGCGAACCATTTTGAAACTTCATGAGCCGACGGCGGGGCAGATATTTTTTGAAGGTCAGGAGATCACCCATTGGACTGCTCGACAAATGCGCCCCTTGCGCCGGAAAATGCAGATGGTATTTCAAGACCCAATGGAATCACTGAATCCGCGCCATACGGTAGGGATGATCCTGGAAGAGCCGTTTGCTATCCATAGTGTCGGCAGGGCGAGTGAGCGATTGTCCTGGAGCCTGGAGCTTCTGCATAAAGTTGGTTTACCCCAAACCGCAATTCATAAATACCCGCATGAGTTCTCCGGGGGCGAGCGTCAGCGTATCGGAATCGCCCGGGCGATTGCCCTAAAACCCAAGCTACTCATCTGTGATGAGTCGGTCTCTGCGCTGGATGTGTCGGTTCAGGCTCAGATTTTGAATCTGTTGCTTCAGTTACAGCGAGATATGAATCTGGCGATGATTTTTATCTCGCATGATTTGTCTGTGGTTCGGAAGGTTTCCGATCGTGTCGCAGTGATGTATTTCGGGGAAATTGTCGAGAGCGGGACCGTTGAAGAGATCTATCATGCGCCGCAGGTGGATTACACTAAAACTTTGTTAGCTGCGATTCCTGCCACGCACCCGAGGGACAGAAAGCGAAAAAAGCCTCAATAG
- the ltrA gene encoding group II intron reverse transcriptase/maturase has translation MERICSSTNLNQALRRVKKNKGCAGVDKLDITATISMLRQSSNGQALRQSLLDGSYQPQPVLGVEIPKPSGGVRQLGIPTVLDRVVQQAITSVLTDIYEPQFSSNSYGFRPNRSAHHALVAASHYIREGRGYVVDIDLAKYFDTVNHDRLMHRLSEDITDKRVLKLVRSYLQAGIMRNGLVEQRQRGTPQGGPLSPLLSNIVLDELDKELERRGHKFCRYADDCQIYVHSEEAANRVKASITEFLEQKLKLRVNREKSAATRVTERTYLGHRFQRDGSIHISKTAQTQMKKRVRQITKRNRGRELKTVLVELTQYLRGWQHYFKLAIRKSAMQRLDEWIRRRLRCYRLKQRKRRYSIATWLRQEGVSERNAWKLAMSDKGWWHLALSPQLNQAMPMKWFKEMGLYSLRDGYESLKIYSEPPYATHACTVV, from the coding sequence ATGGAGCGGATCTGCTCCTCAACAAATCTGAACCAAGCCCTGAGAAGAGTGAAGAAGAACAAGGGATGTGCTGGGGTTGATAAACTCGACATAACAGCGACTATCTCGATGCTTCGGCAGTCTTCTAATGGGCAAGCGCTCCGCCAGAGCCTTCTGGACGGGAGCTACCAACCGCAACCCGTTCTGGGTGTAGAAATTCCCAAACCTAGCGGGGGAGTGAGGCAGCTAGGTATCCCAACTGTACTTGATAGGGTAGTCCAACAGGCCATTACCTCAGTACTGACAGATATCTACGAACCTCAGTTTTCAAGCAACAGTTATGGGTTCAGGCCTAACCGCAGTGCCCACCATGCATTGGTGGCAGCAAGCCACTACATCAGGGAGGGGCGGGGTTATGTAGTCGACATAGACCTGGCGAAATACTTCGATACTGTGAACCACGATAGACTGATGCACAGGCTATCGGAGGACATCACAGATAAACGGGTCCTGAAACTGGTCAGGTCATACCTACAGGCAGGCATAATGCGAAACGGGTTAGTTGAGCAGAGGCAACGAGGGACGCCACAGGGTGGACCATTATCTCCGCTGCTATCAAATATCGTATTAGATGAGTTGGATAAAGAGCTTGAGCGAAGAGGGCATAAGTTCTGCCGATATGCAGACGACTGCCAAATCTACGTGCACAGTGAGGAAGCCGCCAATCGAGTAAAAGCCTCAATCACGGAGTTCTTGGAGCAGAAACTGAAACTCAGGGTTAACCGTGAGAAAAGTGCGGCAACGAGAGTGACAGAGCGGACTTACCTAGGCCATCGCTTTCAACGAGATGGAAGCATCCATATCTCGAAGACAGCACAAACTCAGATGAAGAAGCGAGTGCGTCAAATAACGAAGCGGAATCGAGGGCGAGAGTTGAAGACAGTCCTAGTCGAACTCACTCAATACCTAAGAGGTTGGCAACACTATTTCAAGCTTGCCATACGGAAAAGCGCGATGCAGCGCTTGGATGAATGGATAAGGCGGCGCTTACGGTGCTATCGCCTCAAGCAGCGCAAGCGCAGATACAGCATAGCGACATGGTTACGCCAAGAGGGTGTAAGCGAACGCAATGCGTGGAAGCTGGCGATGTCAGATAAAGGGTGGTGGCACTTGGCTTTATCGCCCCAGCTCAATCAGGCCATGCCAATGAAATGGTTCAAGGAGATGGGTCTGTACTCGTTGCGAGATGGGTACGAGTCACTGAAAATATATTCGGAACCGCCGTATGCGACCCACGCTTGTACGGTGGTGTGA
- a CDS encoding ABC transporter ATP-binding protein: MADDVILRVNNLHAEFITDEGVTPVLHGVNFEVRQGRTLGLVGESGCGKSVTAMSIMGLLPKPYGRISQGQVLYRGTDLIALPPGEMYAMRGNRISVIFQDPMTALNPVYSVGQQLAEVLVLHRPELSKKERQYHCIALLAKVKLPEPERRVDDYPHHLSGGMRQRVMIAMALACHPDILICDEPTTALDVTVQASILDLMLELQQETGMAMIFITHDLGVVAEICDDVAVMYNGRIVEQADVFTLFERPRHPYTQRLLGLMPGLESEPKQLIDIKPIDPELFPEFRAPQSD, translated from the coding sequence ATGGCGGACGATGTGATCCTTCGCGTCAACAACCTTCATGCCGAGTTTATAACGGATGAGGGGGTGACGCCGGTATTACACGGGGTGAATTTTGAGGTGCGCCAGGGGCGGACACTCGGGCTGGTGGGAGAGTCCGGTTGCGGCAAGAGTGTGACTGCCATGTCGATTATGGGGTTGCTGCCTAAACCCTATGGGCGGATCTCTCAGGGGCAGGTACTTTATCGCGGAACAGACTTGATCGCGCTGCCACCGGGGGAGATGTACGCCATGCGGGGCAATCGGATTTCTGTGATATTTCAGGATCCGATGACGGCGCTCAACCCGGTTTACTCTGTCGGTCAGCAGCTGGCAGAAGTGTTGGTGCTGCATCGCCCGGAGTTGAGTAAAAAAGAAAGGCAGTATCACTGCATCGCGTTGTTGGCAAAGGTGAAGTTGCCGGAGCCGGAGAGGCGAGTTGATGACTATCCGCATCATTTATCCGGCGGGATGCGGCAGCGGGTGATGATTGCGATGGCTCTGGCGTGCCATCCCGACATTTTGATTTGTGATGAGCCGACAACCGCGTTGGACGTGACGGTCCAGGCTTCCATCCTGGATTTAATGCTGGAGCTGCAACAGGAAACCGGTATGGCGATGATTTTTATTACTCATGATCTAGGGGTGGTCGCAGAGATTTGTGACGATGTTGCGGTGATGTATAACGGGCGGATTGTCGAGCAGGCGGATGTGTTTACTTTGTTTGAGCGCCCCCGTCATCCGTATACACAGCGGTTGCTTGGTCTGATGCCGGGCTTAGAGAGCGAGCCGAAGCAGCTGATTGACATCAAGCCGATTGATCCTGAGTTGTTTCCGGAGTTCCGGGCACCGCAATCCGATTGA